The genome window CAGAGGCTCTCCATCCAGAGTCCTGGGCTCAGGCTGGCAAAAGAGGCAGGGGGTGATGGGTCTCCCCGCAGATGGGCTCCTTGGagccccagggcagggctgggctgggtgggtggggacgCTGGGGGTCAGGAAAAGCCAGCCCTGCTGAGTGTTCCTGTCTCTGGTTTCCAGTTCCATTTGTGGAAGATAAGCCGGCCCATTCCTTGAAGTTCGGGGTTTTATGGGTCTTGTTCCCCAGGTCCCATATCTTTGGCCCAAAGGAGAATCCAGCCCTTTCCAGGAGAGGGGATTCCCTTGGGGTCCTGGGTGCCACCTGGGGTTTAGTGATCATCTCAAGCTGGGAACATGGAGGGCATCTTCTGAGGGGCCTGCTAAGGGGCAGCTCAACTTTCCTTTCCCTGACACCCCACCCACCAGGGCCAtcaggcccctcccacctcctccaccaACACATGGCCAGTTCTGGGTTCCCATCCTCCCCAAGACCCTCTCCTTTGCTCTCAGGTTGGACGGAGGCCATGTGCCTTTAGGATCTGAGACTCCACAGACCTGCATTCTGAGTGTCTGTCCCTTCTCGACCTCCTTTGCCCACAGTGTGGGCACACCCCACCTCAGCCCTCATGACCCTCACCAGGGGCCATGGCTTCACTTGGGCAGGGCCACCAAACCTCTGTGTCTGCCCACCCCATCAGGCCAGGGCTCAGAGGCTGCACCACCCCAACATGGGGCACTTAGGAAGTTATCTCCTACTGTTCCTTGGAAAAGCCAAATAAAGTTGAGGTTTCATGAAACTGCACAGAGAGGACATTCCAGTGTGGCCTTCCTCTAGCCTGAGTCTCGCCCTGGTGCTCTGCAGCCCTCACTTGCACTTTCCTCACCTGGACAGACTCCCTGGGTGTCCCCTGCCCAAGCAGACCCCTCGCCAAGTCCACCTCGCTCAGAGGCTGCCTGTCTCAGCCCCAACAGGGCATCCTGATGTGCTGCCCGACCCAGCCAGTCCTGGCACTGTCTGGGTCTGAGCCCTTGACACCCATCGGGCCAGACTCCGCCCCACCCCGGGGTGCCCTAGGCTACCTCACTGGAGCAGGTCCTAGAGGCCCAGAGACttttgccccacccccacctcaccactgcccctcctCAGACGCCTGGGGTCTCTTCTCAGGCCCAGCGGATGGGGGAAGAGGGCACAGATCAGGAGAGGCAAGACCCCCAAGTAGAGGGAACTGTAGAGTTCTTGGAGGTGGTCTGCGCTTTGCTGCCTCCCAGGGTTTGCTCTGGATGGCTGAAATTTGTGACTTACTCGAGTCCCCCGAACCTACAGCAGCGCCTCCGATAACCACCTGTCGAGGGGAGGGTGGGGATTGCTGGAGTGGGGGGTCCCAGCGCGAGGGGCTCAGACTCAGGCGCCAGTCTCTCTGCCTGCAGCTCCCAGGAGCTCACGTGCTGCGCCGGCTGGAGGCAGCAGGGGGACGAGTGTGGGATCGGTGAGTGGGTCACCCTGGGatcggggccggggcgggggcgggggtgcatAGAGAGGAGGAGACAAGTGCGGCGGCTGGACTGGGGACACCTCGACCCGTCTCGTCCGCAGCTGTGTGCGAAGGCAACTCCACGTGCTCGGAGAACGAGGTGTGCGTGCGACCCGGCGAGTGCCGCTGCCGCCACGGCTACTTCGGGGCCAACTGCGACACCAGTGAGAGCGGAGCGGGGCGGGCAGGGTCCCAGAAGGGCGGGGCCTGATCGGGAGGCGGGGCGGTGAGTGGGCGGGGCCTGGTTCGGGGGCGGGGCGCCGGGAGGGAAGCTGGCAGGCTCTCTCGCCAGCGCCTGGGCCTGCCCCGGTCTCCACTCCTGCAGAGTGCCCGCGCCAGTTCTGGGGTCCCGACTGCAAGGAGCTGTGCGTCTGCCACCCGCACGGGCAGTGCGAGGACGTGACGGGCCAGTGTACCTGTCACGCGCGGCGCTGGGGCGCACGCTGCGAGCATGCGTGCCAGTGCCAGCACGGCGCGTGCCACCCGCGGAGCGGCGCGTGTCGCTGCGAGCCCGGCTGGTGGGGCCCGCAGTGCGCCAGCGCCTGCTACTGCAGCGCCACGTCGCGCTGCGACCCGCAGACGGGCGCGTGCCTGTGTCACGCGGGCTGGTGGGGCCGCAGCTGCAACAATCAGTGCGCCTGCAACACGTCGCCGTGCGAGCAGCAGAGCGGCCGCTGCCAGTGCCGGGAGCGCACGTTCGGCGCGCGCTGCGAGCGTTATTGCCAGTGCTTCCGCGGCCGCTGCCACCCGGTGGACGGCACGTGCGCGTGCGAGCCCGGCTACAGGGGCAAGTACTGCCGGGAGCCGTGCCCCGCCGGCTTCTACGGCCTGGGCTGCCGCCGCCGGTAAGCGCGGGCCCcgcccagggaggggagggagggacaggccGCCGAGGGGGCGGGAGTGAGCCGGCCCGGGCCCCGCCTAGCCTCCCGTCCCTTCTCCAGATGCGGCCAGTGCAAGGGCCAGCAGCCGTGCACCGTGGCCGAGGGCCGCTGCCTGACGTGCGAGCCCGGCTGGAACGGCACCAAGTGCGACCAGCCGTGCGCCGCCGGCTTCTACGGCGAGGGCTGCGGCCGCCGATGCCCGCCGTGTCGCGACGGGCACGCCTGCAACCACGTGACCGGCAAGTGCACGCGCTGCAACGCGGGCTGGATCGGCGACCGGTGAGCGACCCGCGTGCGCCCCAGACACGCAGCCCCCCGCCGCCCTCCCTCCCCCGACCGCTCTCCGCGTTGGGCTCTGTGGGCTTCAGGGTCGTTGGCCCTGCTTCCACTGACGCCCCCTCCCCGCCTTCCGAGGTGTGAGACCAAGTGCAGCAATGGCACATACGGCGAGGACTGCGCGTTTGTGTGTGCCGACTGCGGGAGTGGCCACTGCGACTTCCAGTCCGGACGATGCCTCTGCAGCCCGGGCGTCCATGGGCCCCAGTGAGTGCCCGGGGACGAGAGGTCTGAGGAGTCAGTATCCGGCACAGGGCTCCAGCCAGACCCCAGGTGCTGCTGTATTGGCGACCAGGTGGGACCCAGGCTTGGCCCTCAGCCAGCTAGGGAGCGACCAGGGGCTCTTGGGGGGCAGTTTCCTGCCCTGGTGTGGAGCCGGCGTTCAAGCCGGATCTGGCGGCCAGGTCAGCCTGTGGTCAGTGGGCTCCCCTGAGCTGATGATATGAAGTGAGCAGGGACCTCCACGTACACCCACGGGTCTGGTCCGGCAGCCTCTCTTCCCTGTACACAAGAGTCAGCCCCCGAAGTGGGCACCGCGGCCAGTGATCTCGGCCAGGCCCCCAGACTCCCCGGCGCTGGAGTGCACTCATGCATTTCCAAAACACTGATCGCCCAGGACgtgctggaggtgggggtggccgCAGTCCCTAGAGAGTGGAGCCAGGGAACGCGGGGCTGGCCGGCCGCGGGGTCGAGCGCGGGAGGCGTCTCGGAGGGCAGCTCGGCGGCGTCCCCAGACCCCGCCCGCCTCCCTGACCTCGCGCTCCCGCAGCTGTAACCTGACGTGCCCGCCCGGGCTCCACGGCGTGGACTGCGCCCAGGCCTGCAGCTGCCACGAAGACTCGTGCGACCCGGTTACCGGTGCCTGCCGCCTGGGTGAGTGGGTAGGGGCCACCGGGCGGGGGCGCGGCGGTCGCTGGCCGCCGCTCTGATCGGGCGCTCCCCACAGAGACCAATCAGCGCAAGGGCGTGATGGGCGCCGGGGCGCTGCTCGCCCTGCTCCTCGGCCTGCTGCTCTCGCTGCTCGGCTGCTGCTGCGCCTGCCGCGGCAAGGACCCAGCGCGCGGGTGAGGCTTCGCGGCCGGGCCCTAGCCCGGCGCGCGTCGCGCTGGGTCTCCGGCTAGGTGCGCCTTTCCCGGCCCCGCCCCTTCGCTCAGGCCCCGCCCCGAGGGGCCGCGTACACTGTAGGCCCCGGACCGGGTTAGCTCAGGCCCTGCttgccgccccgccccgcccggtgGCCCCGCCCCTTTCCCCGCGTCCACTGtaggccccgccccgccgccggcCCCGCCCCATGGGTGGGCACCCGCTGACTTGCCCCGCCCCTCCGGCCAAGGTACGGTCCCGCCCCCTTCgctcaggccccgcccccgcaGGGAGCTCTCGCTGGGGAGGAAGAAGGCGCCGCAGCGCCTGTGCGGACGCTTCAGTCGTATCAGCATGAAGCTACCCCGGATCCCGCTCCGCAGGCAGAAGCTGCCCAAGGTCGTAGGTAAGGATGACCGGGGAACACTCCCGACGCAGGCGGCTGCGGGAAGTGGGCGTGACCGGGTCAGTATAGGAATGGCGGGGCCTTGATTGTCCATGGGAGGGGCGAGGGGAGATGCGCCCAGGGCGAGGAAAGAGGGCTCGCGGatacgggggagcctgggaggaaggcagggatgGTGGTCTGGACGTCCCGTCGCCCAGCAGTCTGCGGGAGTGAACGCACCGTCTGTCCTGGTGCGGAACCGCAGGTGGACGCGGGACCTGTGCGTGGGAATGCCCTGCCGCAAGAAGCCCCCGTCCCCGGCCCAGACTTCTGGCAGTGCCCAGGGTCTTCCCTGGAAAGGGGGCAGGCTGACCCCTGGGCCCCCACCGCTGTCAGGACGGGTCAGCTTCTGGGTTGCAGGGCATGCcgttttctcttctctgtctgcaCTGATTCACACTGGGGTGGAAGCTCTCTGTGTCTTTCCCACTTGTTTCCAAAGATGAAGGGGACGAGGTGATGAAGTCTCCTGGGAGGTAAAGGTGGAGACAGCTGAGAAAAGCCACGCTGGGCCCACTCAGCATGGTGGGGTCTGTGGACACGGGTGTAGGGGCTGGAGCCCACCTCCTGTTTGTGCAAGGAGGACAGGCTGGCCAGCCTCTGGGATTCCCTGTTGGCAGGGTCTACATCTGTGGAGGCTGTGCCTGGGGGTGGCAGCCTGCTGAGGTGGGCTGAGCCAAAGGGTGGCCTCTCTACTGCGCATTTGCTCTCAGAAACTGCTGCAGGGCAGGGTCTGAAGCATGGACTGGAGGGCCTGATGGCGTCTCCCAGCCAGGTGCTCCCTCTCTTCATAACTTTCGGCCTGACCTCGGTCAGCTCCCTGGCTGCTGGGAGAGGCCTGTTGAGTTGCCTGTCCTGCTTAGAGTCTTGGGGGTACAGCTGGTTGGGTCCCTACCTCACTGTGGCAGGAGGGCTGGTGAGGGCCCTGGCTGGGGCAAGGCAGGGCCCCTGACAGCTGTGCCTCCCTCCCCCCCAGTGGCCCATCATGACCTGGACAACACACTCAACTGCAGCTTCCTGGAGCCGCCCTCGGGGCTGGAGCAGCCCTC of Bos indicus isolate NIAB-ARS_2022 breed Sahiwal x Tharparkar chromosome 17, NIAB-ARS_B.indTharparkar_mat_pri_1.0, whole genome shotgun sequence contains these proteins:
- the SCARF2 gene encoding scavenger receptor class F member 2 isoform X1 produces the protein MEGAGPRGAGPARRRGAGGPSLLLLLLWLLPGPTAPQELSPRGRNVCRAPGSQELTCCAGWRQQGDECGIAVCEGNSTCSENEVCVRPGECRCRHGYFGANCDTKCPRQFWGPDCKELCVCHPHGQCEDVTGQCTCHARRWGARCEHACQCQHGACHPRSGACRCEPGWWGPQCASACYCSATSRCDPQTGACLCHAGWWGRSCNNQCACNTSPCEQQSGRCQCRERTFGARCERYCQCFRGRCHPVDGTCACEPGYRGKYCREPCPAGFYGLGCRRRCGQCKGQQPCTVAEGRCLTCEPGWNGTKCDQPCAAGFYGEGCGRRCPPCRDGHACNHVTGKCTRCNAGWIGDRCETKCSNGTYGEDCAFVCADCGSGHCDFQSGRCLCSPGVHGPHCNLTCPPGLHGVDCAQACSCHEDSCDPVTGACRLETNQRKGVMGAGALLALLLGLLLSLLGCCCACRGKDPARGPRPRRELSLGRKKAPQRLCGRFSRISMKLPRIPLRRQKLPKVVVAHHDLDNTLNCSFLEPPSGLEQPSPSWSSRASFSSFDTTDEGPVYCVPHEEAAAESRDSEAPAAAPVTTPAEEAAPLPPSSDSERSASSGDGPGGALYARVARREARPARVRDEARGLSLSPSPERRKPPPPDPATKPKVSWIHGKQGAGAAAAAATAPAPSPPPAGPEAAPSPSKRKRTPSDTSARPPGLAEEGPALGAPSPPRARARGRGPGLPEPTDAGGPPRSAPEAASMLAAELRDKTRSLGRAEGPAGMQGPREKPAPPQKAKRSAPPSSPARAPPAPEALGPEKAAAGAPGSDTPRKKTPIQKPPRKKSRELAGEPGRVGAPTL
- the SCARF2 gene encoding scavenger receptor class F member 2 isoform X2, which encodes MEGAGPRGAGPARRRGAGGPSLLLLLLWLLPGPTAPQELSPRGRNVCRAPGSQELTCCAGWRQQGDECGIAVCEGNSTCSENEVCVRPGECRCRHGYFGANCDTKCPRQFWGPDCKELCVCHPHGQCEDVTGQCTCHARRWGARCEHACQCQHGACHPRSGACRCEPGWWGPQCASACYCSATSRCDPQTGACLCHAGWWGRSCNNQCACNTSPCEQQSGRCQCRERTFGARCERYCQCFRGRCHPVDGTCACEPGYRGKYCREPCPAGFYGLGCRRRCGQCKGQQPCTVAEGRCLTCEPGWNGTKCDQPCAAGFYGEGCGRRCPPCRDGHACNHVTGKCTRCNAGWIGDRCETKCSNGTYGEDCAFVCADCGSGHCDFQSGRCLCSPGVHGPHCNLTCPPGLHGVDCAQACSCHEDSCDPVTGACRLETNQRKGVMGAGALLALLLGLLLSLLGCCCACRGKDPARGELSLGRKKAPQRLCGRFSRISMKLPRIPLRRQKLPKVVVAHHDLDNTLNCSFLEPPSGLEQPSPSWSSRASFSSFDTTDEGPVYCVPHEEAAAESRDSEAPAAAPVTTPAEEAAPLPPSSDSERSASSGDGPGGALYARVARREARPARVRDEARGLSLSPSPERRKPPPPDPATKPKVSWIHGKQGAGAAAAAATAPAPSPPPAGPEAAPSPSKRKRTPSDTSARPPGLAEEGPALGAPSPPRARARGRGPGLPEPTDAGGPPRSAPEAASMLAAELRDKTRSLGRAEGPAGMQGPREKPAPPQKAKRSAPPSSPARAPPAPEALGPEKAAAGAPGSDTPRKKTPIQKPPRKKSRELAGEPGRVGAPTL